The Haladaptatus cibarius D43 genome window below encodes:
- a CDS encoding HD domain-containing protein: MGVEIKGSPVSEQEFEEMKAFVYEYLSASVKNEEGGGRMRWYPWHSADYRFNHILNVVRLSETIAEREGADVDVARVAALFHDIAKLDADQEVHAEEGARVAREYLESRGEFPESFVDEVCKAVEDHSFQGDLSRLSKEAQCLIEADMLDKVGANGTALMLLRMGYEARTHMAAAEMVDRVLERGKDAASRVQSDTANDIAHRRLKRVKWFREWLEEEVPEMDAEPTSSPRGRGP, encoded by the coding sequence ATGGGTGTCGAAATTAAGGGGTCGCCCGTCTCTGAGCAGGAATTTGAGGAGATGAAGGCGTTCGTTTACGAATATCTCTCGGCAAGCGTGAAAAACGAGGAGGGCGGCGGACGGATGCGCTGGTATCCGTGGCACTCTGCGGACTACCGATTCAACCACATCCTCAACGTGGTCAGGCTATCAGAAACCATTGCGGAGCGGGAAGGCGCCGATGTCGATGTCGCGCGCGTCGCCGCGCTGTTTCACGACATCGCCAAACTAGACGCCGACCAAGAAGTCCACGCCGAGGAAGGCGCGCGAGTCGCGCGCGAGTACCTCGAATCCCGCGGCGAGTTTCCCGAATCGTTCGTTGACGAAGTGTGCAAGGCGGTCGAAGACCACTCGTTTCAGGGCGACCTCTCGCGCCTCTCGAAGGAGGCCCAGTGTCTCATCGAGGCGGACATGCTCGACAAAGTCGGCGCGAACGGCACTGCCCTAATGCTCCTTCGAATGGGATACGAAGCCCGGACGCATATGGCCGCAGCCGAGATGGTCGATAGGGTGCTCGAACGCGGGAAGGATGCGGCCTCCCGCGTCCAGAGCGATACCGCGAACGACATCGCACACCGACGGCTCAAGCGCGTGAAATGGTTCCGCGAGTGGTTGGAGGAGGAAGTGCCGGAGATGGATGCCGAACCGACGAGTTCGCCGCGCGGACGCGGGCCGTAA
- the alaXM gene encoding alanyl-tRNA editing protein AlaXM: MTEALYLDATGDEEFEATVERVAGDRVVLDRTLFYPDGGGQPCDTGVLEANDETWTVTDVRKKDTIYHTVDGTPPEEGTTVTGQIDWERRYAHMQYHTAQHLLSAVLLDEYDAQTTGNQLYADRARIDCAYDRFSDEKFEHIESAMNDRIEEGLDVSWYEMERDEAEATLDPERTRIHLLPESIREIRIVEIEAYDRTACAGTHVKNTDEIGEFRITGRETKGSDEERLKFVLE; the protein is encoded by the coding sequence ATGACAGAGGCGCTGTATCTCGACGCGACGGGGGATGAGGAGTTCGAAGCCACAGTAGAACGGGTCGCGGGCGACCGAGTCGTCCTCGACCGAACGCTGTTCTACCCGGATGGCGGCGGTCAGCCTTGCGACACCGGCGTTCTCGAAGCGAACGACGAGACGTGGACGGTTACGGACGTTCGGAAAAAGGACACCATCTACCACACCGTCGATGGAACGCCGCCGGAAGAAGGGACGACTGTCACAGGGCAAATCGACTGGGAACGGCGGTACGCTCATATGCAGTACCATACAGCACAGCATCTTCTCTCGGCGGTGTTGTTGGACGAGTACGATGCACAGACGACCGGGAATCAACTGTACGCAGACCGCGCGCGAATCGACTGTGCCTACGACCGGTTTTCCGACGAGAAGTTCGAACACATCGAATCAGCGATGAACGACCGAATCGAGGAGGGACTGGACGTCAGTTGGTACGAGATGGAACGCGACGAAGCCGAAGCGACCCTCGACCCGGAGCGAACCCGGATTCACTTGCTCCCCGAAAGCATCCGAGAAATCCGAATCGTGGAAATCGAGGCGTACGACCGAACCGCCTGTGCGGGGACGCACGTGAAGAACACGGACGAAATCGGCGAGTTTCGAATTACAGGCCGCGAAACGAAGGGAAGCGACGAAGAGCGCCTGAAGTTCGTTCTCGAATAG
- a CDS encoding metallophosphoesterase family protein — protein MTEHGAGTESTSGVRRRNISAELSDTHADAGPVFAHFARPRSAVPTTIAFVSDTHISSENQGTWKVFHRTQARLRTTLADANTRNVDAVVFAGDLTEEGSVPDFEAFDSLLSSLNVPFIAVPGNHRPKVV, from the coding sequence ATGACCGAACACGGAGCGGGAACGGAATCCACGAGTGGTGTTCGCAGACGAAACATTTCCGCCGAGCTGTCCGACACGCATGCGGATGCCGGCCCCGTTTTTGCCCACTTTGCTCGTCCCCGAAGTGCCGTTCCGACGACTATCGCATTTGTCTCCGACACCCACATCTCCTCCGAAAATCAGGGGACATGGAAGGTGTTCCACCGTACTCAGGCACGTCTCCGAACCACCCTCGCGGACGCGAACACCCGAAACGTAGATGCCGTCGTGTTCGCAGGCGACCTAACCGAAGAGGGCTCGGTGCCCGATTTCGAAGCGTTCGATTCGCTTCTTTCTTCGCTCAACGTCCCTTTCATCGCAGTTCCCGGTAACCACCGTCCCAAAGTCGTTTGA
- a CDS encoding tyrosine-type recombinase/integrase gives MVDFDEVQGYGRKFENQLAKLKEAPIPDADRTAILAFIQHEDAQGKVNTGTMVNHINRLRLAAERSDTPLTAMDEKSAVDALLFSLKHDHDLSEGTLRNYRKALRKFFRHRDEDWAEDITIGVSPERNVDPNELLTDEEIEALLDAASHPRDKALVSLIADTGLRIGAIASLRLRDIDLTERAGTVSINEEANVKGASGTVPLTWSRGYIANWLDVHPRSNEDEAALFHKVRFVEDGEDGAMSYQYLGRRIKWIGDEAGIDRERLNTHNFRKTAISRWIREGLNEQAIKHRATWVKDSSQFEVYSGVRDEELNESILAHYDLVDEEGEASRPDIDACPQCRTPLRRGSRFCPGCGAPLTQGAAETVTDAEDDLFADGSSDLNPGSRATIRELHAALQDDPGLRDLLLD, from the coding sequence ATGGTCGATTTCGACGAAGTGCAAGGCTACGGCAGGAAGTTCGAGAACCAGTTGGCGAAGCTCAAAGAGGCCCCGATTCCCGACGCAGACCGCACCGCTATCCTCGCCTTCATCCAGCACGAGGACGCACAGGGGAAGGTCAACACCGGGACGATGGTCAACCACATCAACCGACTCCGGCTCGCCGCCGAACGGTCGGACACGCCGCTCACCGCGATGGACGAAAAGAGCGCCGTCGATGCGCTGCTGTTCTCGCTGAAACACGACCACGATCTCTCGGAGGGAACGCTTCGAAACTACCGAAAAGCCCTCCGGAAGTTCTTCCGCCACCGCGACGAGGACTGGGCGGAGGACATCACAATCGGTGTCAGTCCGGAGCGGAACGTCGATCCGAACGAACTGCTCACCGACGAGGAAATCGAAGCCCTCCTCGACGCCGCGAGTCACCCGCGCGACAAAGCCCTCGTTTCGCTCATCGCCGATACCGGACTGCGAATCGGGGCGATTGCGAGTCTGCGGCTCCGCGACATCGACCTGACCGAGCGCGCGGGAACGGTCAGCATCAACGAAGAGGCGAACGTGAAGGGTGCGAGTGGCACCGTTCCGCTCACCTGGTCGCGGGGCTACATCGCCAATTGGTTGGACGTTCACCCGCGAAGCAACGAGGATGAAGCCGCGTTGTTCCACAAGGTTCGGTTCGTCGAGGACGGGGAAGACGGCGCGATGTCCTACCAGTACCTCGGACGACGGATCAAGTGGATTGGCGACGAAGCCGGAATCGACCGGGAGCGATTGAACACCCACAACTTCCGGAAGACGGCCATCAGTCGTTGGATTCGAGAGGGGCTGAACGAGCAGGCCATCAAGCACCGTGCGACGTGGGTCAAAGACTCCTCGCAGTTCGAGGTGTACTCCGGGGTGCGCGACGAGGAGTTGAACGAATCGATTCTCGCGCACTACGACCTCGTCGATGAGGAGGGTGAAGCGTCCCGCCCCGACATCGACGCATGTCCACAGTGTCGAACGCCGCTCCGACGTGGGTCGCGGTTCTGCCCCGGCTGTGGTGCGCCGCTGACGCAGGGTGCGGCGGAAACCGTCACCGACGCCGAAGACGACCTCTTTGCGGACGGGTCTTCGGACCTCAACCCCGGGAGTCGAGCGACGATCAGGGAGTTGCACGCGGCTCTCCAAGACGACCCCGGACTGCGCGACCTCCTGCTGGACTGA
- a CDS encoding DUF2971 domain-containing protein: MPYEDHPRCISPRRADVKIWRYMDFTQLVSILERNSLYFHRADRFDDPYEGSLPKQNFDLRSNELDNIPDDWTKNLLPRFRQICRRYTFLNCWHINETESAGMWDLYLKADAGICIQSTYERLIDSLEPYDESNVFISKVKYIKYGEERLSGWSLQSPLADTISPFIHKRESFKHEREIRAIIHDLPWSNEGDTWITAEDIENTPLHDEGLVDKNKYIRVNLDKLIENVYIAPHAPKWIKNLVEKVLKTHGLSSELVKKSNMTEDPLY, translated from the coding sequence ATGCCGTATGAAGATCATCCTCGCTGCATCAGCCCTCGCCGGGCTGATGTGAAAATTTGGCGGTATATGGACTTTACACAACTGGTTTCCATTCTCGAACGGAATTCGCTCTACTTCCATCGAGCAGATCGATTTGATGACCCATACGAAGGTTCTCTACCAAAACAAAATTTTGACTTAAGATCCAATGAGTTAGATAATATCCCAGACGATTGGACGAAAAATCTCCTCCCGCGATTCCGTCAAATTTGTAGGAGATATACTTTCCTTAATTGTTGGCACATCAATGAAACAGAGTCTGCGGGTATGTGGGATCTTTACCTGAAAGCAGACGCAGGTATCTGTATCCAGTCTACCTATGAGAGGCTAATTGACTCATTAGAACCATATGATGAATCGAATGTTTTCATCAGTAAGGTAAAATACATAAAATATGGTGAGGAACGACTCTCAGGGTGGAGCCTCCAATCCCCTCTTGCAGATACTATATCTCCCTTTATTCATAAACGTGAGAGTTTTAAACACGAACGTGAAATAAGAGCAATCATCCATGATTTACCATGGTCTAATGAAGGTGATACTTGGATCACCGCAGAAGATATTGAAAATACTCCACTCCATGACGAAGGACTTGTTGATAAAAACAAATATATAAGGGTGAATTTGGACAAACTGATTGAAAATGTATACATCGCACCACATGCACCGAAATGGATTAAAAATCTTGTTGAGAAAGTTCTAAAGACTCATGGATTAAGTAGTGAGTTAGTAAAGAAATCAAATATGACTGAAGATCCATTGTATTGA